TTTGTTGCACAATCGGTTGACTATTGGTCTGATTCCAATTCAAGGCTTTAACTTGACCCATTAAAATCAAATTTTGGGATTCTGCATACAAGGGAGAATAATGGGGAACTAAACTGGCAATTTCTGTTAAATTCTCTATGTTTTTTTCCTTTAATTCTTTAGCGGCTAAATCCAGTAAAGAACGACTCCAATTTTTAATTTCTTTGATCGCCCCAGCTTGAATATAGAGTTTTTTATCAATTTGATTTGCTAAGGCGATCGCTTCAGCAAACTTTTCCGGTGTATTTTCTTTGGCTAATTCACGCGCTTCATTTAATCGTTGATTGCCTTGACGTTCTAAGCTTAAGCGATCCATGATTTCATTAAACCGCTTTTCACTCCAATGGGTATTATTTAATTTTGATAACGCCTGGGCATATTCAAAGGCTTTTGTCCAATCTAAAGCTTTCATTGCCATTTGGGCTTGATCATAAATTTTTTGCCCTTGATCCCAATTATTTTTCCATCCCTCAATGGCGATGGCTACCAATTCATAAGCGGGAGTATTTTTGGGAACAATATCGACAATGGCTAACGCCGATTTCAAGTCCCCATTACTCTCAATTTTCTGCTTGGCAATTTCAATTAAAGCCTGTGACCACTGTTTCATTTTTTGTTGCGCGAGTCCCTGGAGGGGGTGGTCTGCGGGCCAACTAGCAACCAAGGCAAAGGCTTGACGTAATGGTTCAACTTTACCGGACTTGGTAGCGAGATCGGCGCAATACAAGCGTTCACTATCGGGAGATAAGGCAGAGATATCATCACAGGTGGGGACTGGAGGCATTGTTAATAACCACAGCAGCGCCCCCGTCCCCGTTGTCCCAAACCCCAAGAAAATAATCAGCCACAGAAATGGCCAGCCCCAAAACCAGCCAGGAAGTTTTAACGGGATTCGTTTTTGAGCAGTTGGCTTTTCCTCTACGGCAATTTCTGAGGAGTTCTCCGAGGGTGAAGCACTTTTTACCTCCTGATTAAATTCTGATGGGGATAAGCGGGTTTGGTCAAATTGTGGCTTCGTCATTCCTTCACCGTACTCCTCATAATCGTTATCTCAGTCTAGCTGGATATAGAAAGTTTACTCCTAAAATTATGAGCATCACTTCCTAAGCAAGCCTGTCAGAGACAGAAAACTTGATCAAAATCATGGCAGATTTTATGCTAATCCTCCAACTATAGCAACAAGAAATTTACAATTTCCTTAATTCTGGGTGTGGAAACGGAATTAACAGTCAACCGTCAACCCTCGTAGGGGCGGGGTTCCCCCGCCCGTAACCGTCAACTGTCAACAGCAAACCCATTAAAAACGTTGTTTTGGGAAAGGAATTCCTAACGTGCTGTGAAAATCTTGTTGGGTTTTGGCGCTGAGACGGCGAGAAACTTGTTTAACGATATTTTTTAATAACGTATCCCCGGTTTTTTGAATTAAGGATTGAGATTTAGAACGGATAAACTTAGGAAATTGTACCCCAACAGCTAAATCTAAACACCATTTCGCTCCCGTAATTTGGGTCGGACATTCACCTAATTTAATCCCCCGTTCGGCGCAAAATTCTGCTGTAGGTAATTCTACTAAAGTCATGGTAGATTGAAAATCAACCTCATAACCGGGAGCCGTATAATTGGGCACCGGAACAGTCCGAATCCGATAAACACCCTCGGCATCCGGTGGTACTAATTCTAATCCAATCCGAGCTTCAACTTGATAACCAAAAGCCCCAAATCGTCCGATTAATAAATCATAAGCATTATTTCCTAACGGTTCTGTTTTCATCGGTAACGCGCACCGACAAAACCAGCCACTATGCTGACTTAAATATTCCGCCACCGTATCCATATCGGCGAACATTTCCATGCAGTCTTCAAACTGGCTGTGAAACCAGATTAGCTCCTGAGAATCCAGCGCTGTATTCGTCTCCTCTTCGGGGTTCGGGAGAGTAACAGAATCATCAATAAAATTATATGATGCTCTTGACGGTTGAAGTTCAGCGATATCGTACTGCATGATCTGTTTTCCTACGAGCGTTTCTTCCTATTTCCAGAATGCCATTTGTTATCTTAAACCGCTACAATAAATATACTGAAGTTTTGATGTTACTTGCAAAACTCAACCCCTACTTAGAAACGTTTGATAGCATGAAAGCATTTGTCGCGGGAGCAACGGGAGAAACAGGACGGCGGATTGTCGCTGAATTAGTTAAGCGGGAAATTCCTGTAAAGGCTTTGGTTCGGGATATTGAAACGGCGCAACAAATTTTACCGCCTACGGTTGAACTGGTGGCGGGAGATGTCTTAAAACCTGATAGTTTAGCCACAGCCATCCGTGATTGTACGGTTGTATTGTGTGCCACAGGTGCAAAACCGAGTTTTGATCCAACCGGGCCTTATCAAGTTGATTATCAAGGGACAAAAAATTTAGTTGATGTCGCCAAAGCCCAGGGAATTGAACACTTTGTTTTAGTGACTTCTCTGTGTGTTTCGCAATTTTTTCACCCGTTAAATTTATTTTGGTTAATTCTGGTGTGGAAAAAACAAGCGGAGGAATATTTACAAAAAAGCGGTTTAACTTATACAATTGTGCGTCCAGGCGGTTTAAAAAATGATGATAATAATAACAACGTTGTGATGCAGTCTGCTGATACTTTATTTGAGGGGAGTATTCCCCGAACTAAA
The sequence above is drawn from the Planktothrix serta PCC 8927 genome and encodes:
- a CDS encoding DUF1997 domain-containing protein, which translates into the protein MQYDIAELQPSRASYNFIDDSVTLPNPEEETNTALDSQELIWFHSQFEDCMEMFADMDTVAEYLSQHSGWFCRCALPMKTEPLGNNAYDLLIGRFGAFGYQVEARIGLELVPPDAEGVYRIRTVPVPNYTAPGYEVDFQSTMTLVELPTAEFCAERGIKLGECPTQITGAKWCLDLAVGVQFPKFIRSKSQSLIQKTGDTLLKNIVKQVSRRLSAKTQQDFHSTLGIPFPKQRF
- a CDS encoding NAD(P)H-binding protein, translated to MKAFVAGATGETGRRIVAELVKREIPVKALVRDIETAQQILPPTVELVAGDVLKPDSLATAIRDCTVVLCATGAKPSFDPTGPYQVDYQGTKNLVDVAKAQGIEHFVLVTSLCVSQFFHPLNLFWLILVWKKQAEEYLQKSGLTYTIVRPGGLKNDDNNNNVVMQSADTLFEGSIPRTKVAQVCVEALFLDNSRNKIVEIVANSEAPPKPFEQLFASVLN